One part of the Apus apus isolate bApuApu2 chromosome 23, bApuApu2.pri.cur, whole genome shotgun sequence genome encodes these proteins:
- the DENND2D gene encoding DENN domain-containing protein 2D isoform X2, whose translation MAALSSFFRRSLRRPGRREGKVEGSAAETSSSRVPQGKPGERSSLFYSAGQFFFEYLVVVSLKKMSDGHYEPKITYQFPKRENLLKGQKEEEERLLKAIPLFCFPDGNNRVPVTEFTSETFSFVLTNVDGSRKIGYCRRLLPSGRGVRLPEVFCIISCLGCFGLFSKILDEVEKRRQISMAVIYPFMQGLRESPFPAPGKSVTIKSFIPESGTELIELTRPVDAHLEHVEFQALLQRLSPHLILHIFASAVLERRLIFLAEELSVLSQCIHAVAALLYPFTWAHTYIPVVPECLLDTVCCPTPFMVGIQMRHLERVLDQPMEEALIVDLCEGKIIRAVGDEEEILPVKLQNEVLTSLSRHNNNNNVQTSEQVNALVSETFVQFFVRVVGHYASYIKWSKNGSGAFQERPFCKAITSKTSRRFVKKFVKTHMFSLFIEEAEKSRIPQEAYFQRKITEYQAQKQHRRAS comes from the exons ATGGCTGCCCTGAGCAGCTTCTTCCGACGGAGCCTGCGGCGCCCGGGCCGCAGAG AAGGAAAAGTGGAGGGTTCTGCTGCAGAGACCAGCTCCTCACGGGTGCCTCAGGGGAAACCAGGCGAGCGAAGCTCCCTCTTCTATTCTGCTGGACAGTTCTTCTTCGAGTACCTGGTGGTGGTGTCGCTGAAGAAGATGTCAGATGGACATTATGAACCCAAGATAACCTACCAGTTCCCAAAG CGTGAGAACTTGctgaagggccagaaggaggaggaggaacgTCTCTTGAAAGCCATCCCCCTCTTCTGCTTCCCCGACGGCAACAACCGGGTCCCTGTCACAGAGTTCACCAG TGAAACCTTTTCTTTTGTCCTGACCAACGTGGATGGCAGCAGGAAGATTGGCTactgcaggaggctgctg CCATCTGGCCGTGGTGTCCGCCTCCCTGAGGTCTTCTGCATCAtcagctgcctgggctgcttTGGGCTCTTCTCCAAG atCCTGGACGAGGTGGAGAAGAGGCGCCAGATCTCCATGGCAGTGATTTACCCCTTCATGCAGGGCCTCCGGGAATCgcccttcccagctccagggaaAAGTGTCACCATTAAAAGCTTCATCCCTGAGTCAGGCACAGAG CTCATTGAGCTGACACGTCCAGTGGATGCCCACCTGGAGCACGTGGAGTTTCAGGCCCTGCTCCAGAGGCTCAGCCCCCACCTCATCCTGCACATCTTCGCCTCCGCCGTGTTGGAGCGACGGCTCATCttcctggcagaggagctgag TGTCCTGTCTCAGTGCATCCACGCGGTGGCCGCTCTCCTCTACCCCTTCACCTGGGCTCACACCTACATCCCCGTGGTTCCCGAGTGCCTGCTGGACACTGTCTGCTGCCCCACACCCTTCATGGTGGGCATCCAGATGAGGCACCTGGAGAGGGTCCTGGACCAGCCAATGGAGGAG GCTCTCATAGTTGACCTCTGCGAAGGGAAGATCATCCGGGCG GTTGGTGATGAGGAGGAGATCCTGCCCGTCAAGCTGCAGAACGAGGTGTTGACATCTCTGAGCAggcacaacaacaacaacaacgtGCAGA CATCTGAGCAGGTGAATGCTCTGGTCTCTGAGACCTTCGTGCAGTTCTTTGTCCGGGTGGTTGGTCATTATGCCTCATACATCAAGTGGAGTAAAAATGGTTCTGGAGCCTTCCAGGAGCGACCTTTCTGCAAAGCCATCACCTCCAAGACCAGCCGCAGGTTTGTGAAGAAGTTTGTGAAGACCCACATGTTTTCCCTGTTTATTGAGGAGGCAGAAAAGAGCAGGATCCCACAGGAAG CCTatttccagaggaaaataaCAGAGTACcaagcacagaagcagcaccGAAGGGCCTCCTGA
- the DENND2D gene encoding DENN domain-containing protein 2D isoform X1, protein MAALSSFFRRSLRRPGRREGKVEGSAAETSSSRVPQGKPGERSSLFYSAGQFFFEYLVVVSLKKMSDGHYEPKITYQFPKRENLLKGQKEEEERLLKAIPLFCFPDGNNRVPVTEFTSETFSFVLTNVDGSRKIGYCRRLLPSGRGVRLPEVFCIISCLGCFGLFSKILDEVEKRRQISMAVIYPFMQGLRESPFPAPGKSVTIKSFIPESGTELIELTRPVDAHLEHVEFQALLQRLSPHLILHIFASAVLERRLIFLAEELSVLSQCIHAVAALLYPFTWAHTYIPVVPECLLDTVCCPTPFMVGIQMRHLERVLDQPMEEALIVDLCEGKIIRAVGDEEEILPVKLQNEVLTSLSRHNNNNNVQTSEQVNALVSETFVQFFVRVVGHYASYIKWSKNGSGAFQERPFCKAITSKTSRSLFPEENNRVPSTEAAPKGLLKSNLGAQERGWDPAGPHQQHQPHVCAPSEGRTRRTLLAPSARSCPAVTRGVCGQHQPTNQFLPFPFGFVVWFFFFPQGIVALEIFLHSEQAGVSLSNQGQTAAPSGPPAAREGRQGTGCRTTKAVE, encoded by the exons ATGGCTGCCCTGAGCAGCTTCTTCCGACGGAGCCTGCGGCGCCCGGGCCGCAGAG AAGGAAAAGTGGAGGGTTCTGCTGCAGAGACCAGCTCCTCACGGGTGCCTCAGGGGAAACCAGGCGAGCGAAGCTCCCTCTTCTATTCTGCTGGACAGTTCTTCTTCGAGTACCTGGTGGTGGTGTCGCTGAAGAAGATGTCAGATGGACATTATGAACCCAAGATAACCTACCAGTTCCCAAAG CGTGAGAACTTGctgaagggccagaaggaggaggaggaacgTCTCTTGAAAGCCATCCCCCTCTTCTGCTTCCCCGACGGCAACAACCGGGTCCCTGTCACAGAGTTCACCAG TGAAACCTTTTCTTTTGTCCTGACCAACGTGGATGGCAGCAGGAAGATTGGCTactgcaggaggctgctg CCATCTGGCCGTGGTGTCCGCCTCCCTGAGGTCTTCTGCATCAtcagctgcctgggctgcttTGGGCTCTTCTCCAAG atCCTGGACGAGGTGGAGAAGAGGCGCCAGATCTCCATGGCAGTGATTTACCCCTTCATGCAGGGCCTCCGGGAATCgcccttcccagctccagggaaAAGTGTCACCATTAAAAGCTTCATCCCTGAGTCAGGCACAGAG CTCATTGAGCTGACACGTCCAGTGGATGCCCACCTGGAGCACGTGGAGTTTCAGGCCCTGCTCCAGAGGCTCAGCCCCCACCTCATCCTGCACATCTTCGCCTCCGCCGTGTTGGAGCGACGGCTCATCttcctggcagaggagctgag TGTCCTGTCTCAGTGCATCCACGCGGTGGCCGCTCTCCTCTACCCCTTCACCTGGGCTCACACCTACATCCCCGTGGTTCCCGAGTGCCTGCTGGACACTGTCTGCTGCCCCACACCCTTCATGGTGGGCATCCAGATGAGGCACCTGGAGAGGGTCCTGGACCAGCCAATGGAGGAG GCTCTCATAGTTGACCTCTGCGAAGGGAAGATCATCCGGGCG GTTGGTGATGAGGAGGAGATCCTGCCCGTCAAGCTGCAGAACGAGGTGTTGACATCTCTGAGCAggcacaacaacaacaacaacgtGCAGA CATCTGAGCAGGTGAATGCTCTGGTCTCTGAGACCTTCGTGCAGTTCTTTGTCCGGGTGGTTGGTCATTATGCCTCATACATCAAGTGGAGTAAAAATGGTTCTGGAGCCTTCCAGGAGCGACCTTTCTGCAAAGCCATCACCTCCAAGACCAGCCGCAG CCTatttccagaggaaaataaCAGAGTACcaagcacagaagcagcaccGAAGGGCCTCCTGAAGTCCAACCTGGGAGCACAGGAGCGGGGCTGGGACCCAGCAggtccccaccagcagcaccagccccacgTGTGTGCCCCATCCGAGGGCAGAACTCGCCGGACTCTGCTGGCTCCGTCCGCCCGGTCCTGCCCAGCCGTGACTCGTGGGGTGTGTGGGCAgcaccaaccaaccaaccagttCCTACCCTTTCcgtttggttttgttgtttggttttttttttttcctcagggcaTCGTTGCACTGGAAATCTTTTTGCACAGTGAGCAGGCTGGGGTTTCTCTTTCCAATCAGGGACAAACTGCAGCTCCATCAGGACCTCCGGCAGCgagggaggggaggcagggaacTGGCTGCAGGACAACAAAGGCTGTAGAGTAA